The DNA sequence CCCAGATTTTGCAGGAAATCGGCTTGCCCGAAATGTCTGCACAAATGGTGGAACATCTGCTGGATTATCTGGAATCTACCCTGGCCGGTGATCGCTGGGCCGCAACGATGCCGGCAATGAATGACTTCCCACACGCCCCCTGGTGGCACTACAGTCCGGAGAACGAATTCTGGGGCTGGAATCCTACCGTCGAACTGGCAGCTTTCATTCTGGTGGCCGGATCGCATCGAACCAGCTTAGCTGAAAAGGCTGAAACTATTGTCAGGGTTGCCCTGAAACAGCTGATGGAAGCGGACTTTGTGCCCTCCCCCCATGAGCTTGCCAACTTTGCCAAAGCAACCGAAATGCTTTACGATACTCGAGGCGACCTTCTGTCCGCGGAAGTAGTGCAACGACTGCAACAGCTGATCCAGAGCACAGTAACCTCGGATCAGGCCATGTATCTGTCAGATGAATACATCACTACCCCCACCTTCTTTCTGAATTCACCCAGGAGTCTCTACTATCCCTCGATTCAATCAACGGCAGACTTCTTCACCACACACCTGGAAAACAACGTAACCGAGGAAGGTTACTGGAATATCAGCTGGACCTGGGGGGAAGAACCCGTTCACCCGGATTCCCTGAGAGACTGGAGAGGTTCGCTGATTCTGGAAAACATGATCTATCTTCAGAATTTCAAAAAATAAATTTGATACAACCTATTGACAAACCTTCTATTTCTCAGATTGATAAAATATTAATCATCAGTTTTTACTGGTTTTTGTTTTATTTTTGTCAATTTAATTCCTGTTCATAATTAAATTTCCATCGGAGAGTGGTTTTTATTACGAAACCACTCTTTTGCATCTTTTAGCCGCCCTCCATTCTGTTAGATTGGTAAACTTTTACAATGCGTTAATATCAAGCGTTATCAAGGGTAATTTTTGATTATAATTTAATTGTAAACATTTTATTTAATAGGAGGTAATTAGTTTGGACGCATTCATGAAACTGAACAGCGAGGTCAACGGTATAGTCTGGGGACCCCCCATGCTGATCTTACTGATTGGAGCAGGACTTATTCTCGTATTCGTTACTGGACTGGTCGTCTACCGCAGATTCGGCTTTGTCATGAAGAACACCTTTGGCAAGATGTTCGACAAAACCGCAGCTGCTGAAGGCGGAATCACCCCCTTCCAGGCCGTCTCAACCGCTCTGGCCGCTACTGTTGGAACCGGAAACATCGCCGGTGTCGCAACTGCCATTGCTTCCGGCGGACCCGGAGCAGTCTTCTGGATGTGGTTTGCCGCCATCATCGGTATGACCACAAAATTTGCTGAAGTAACCCTCTCGATTGCCTATCGTGAAAGAAACGAAGCAGGCGAATATTCCGGTGGACCGATGTACTACATCACCAACGGTCTCGGCATGAAGTGGCTCGCAACCATTTTCGCCATTTTCGGAGCCTTGGCTGCTTTCGGTATCGGATCCATGACGCAGGCAAACTCCATCGCAGCCGCGATGGAAAGCTCCTTCGGAATTCCCAAGCTGGCAATGGGTATCATCATCGCAGTTGCTGCGGGCGTTATTCTGATCGGTGGAATCAAGCGAATCGGTCAGTTTGCTGAAAAGATTGTTCCTTTCATGGCAGCTGCCTATATCCTCGGCGCTCTTGTCATCCTCGTCATCGAAGCAAAGCAGATCCCCGCAGCATTTGGCCTGATTTTCGGAAGAGCTTTCAGTCTTGAAGCTGCCGGCGGCGGACTCCTTGGATACACAGTGATGCAGGCCATGAGATTTGGTGTTGCCCGCGGTGTATTCACCAATGAAGCCGGTCTTGGCTCCGCTCCAATCGCCCACGCCGCTGCCACCACGGACCACCCGGTTCGCCAGGGCCTCTGGGGCGCATTCGAAGTTTTCGTTGACACCATCATGATCTGCTCCATGACCGCTCTGGTTATTCTGACCTCCGGCATGGCAGACAAAATTGACCCCAACACCGGCAAAGCTTTCACCGGCGCCGCTCTGACCACCCAGGCCTTCAACAGCGGCTTTACTGGCGGCGGCCTCATCGTTACCTTCGGAATCCTCCTGTTCGCCTTCACCACCATCGTTGGCTGGTGCTACTATGGTGAAAAGTGTATGGAATATCTGGTAGGCTCCAAGGCTATTATCCCCTACCGCATCGTCTTCGTTCTCAGCACCATCGTAGGAGCCATCGGCGCCCTGACAATCGTCTGGGATATTTCCGATACCCTCAATGGTCTAATGGCCATCCCGAACCTCATCGCCCTGATTGCTCTGTCTGGTGTCGTTGCTAAACTGGTTAAGGATTTCTTCAAGGATCCCAACCGCATCCGCACTTCACCCGCTGAATATGAAAGCGCGCTGAAACGCCCGAAAAAATAACGCATACTCTTCGGAAACCGGCCAATGGCCGGTTTCTTTTTATGCTTTGAATCCGATCCAAATCAATTGTATACTCTGATCTGATCTATCTACTAGGAAGCAAACCCCATTGTCCAGAAACCAATGTTACCTGAAATTAGGGATC is a window from the Clostridiaceae bacterium HFYG-1003 genome containing:
- a CDS encoding sodium:alanine symporter family protein; translated protein: MDAFMKLNSEVNGIVWGPPMLILLIGAGLILVFVTGLVVYRRFGFVMKNTFGKMFDKTAAAEGGITPFQAVSTALAATVGTGNIAGVATAIASGGPGAVFWMWFAAIIGMTTKFAEVTLSIAYRERNEAGEYSGGPMYYITNGLGMKWLATIFAIFGALAAFGIGSMTQANSIAAAMESSFGIPKLAMGIIIAVAAGVILIGGIKRIGQFAEKIVPFMAAAYILGALVILVIEAKQIPAAFGLIFGRAFSLEAAGGGLLGYTVMQAMRFGVARGVFTNEAGLGSAPIAHAAATTDHPVRQGLWGAFEVFVDTIMICSMTALVILTSGMADKIDPNTGKAFTGAALTTQAFNSGFTGGGLIVTFGILLFAFTTIVGWCYYGEKCMEYLVGSKAIIPYRIVFVLSTIVGAIGALTIVWDISDTLNGLMAIPNLIALIALSGVVAKLVKDFFKDPNRIRTSPAEYESALKRPKK